The sequence AAAGACAGAGGCACCTCTTAGAGCTCGGACTCTAAGATAAACTCTGTTATCTTTTTTATAACCTGCACGAGTAATGTGTCCTGCTTTGACACATCCACCAGCCTTGTCCACGACAGGCAAATGCACTTCCAGCTATCATTAAGACCTGCACTCTGCAAACGCACCCCGTTCAGTTTTCTGAAACTCAAATATAACACTAAGGTATCCCACATAATCCAATGACATCTCTGCAATTATATTCACGTGTTTACATTTTAGCCATCAACAATTACACAAACCCTGAAAATTTGTAACAGGGTCATACagcatataatattaaaaaacatcAGTTAGATGAACCTTATTATTTAGTTATTAAAGAACCTTTTATATACCCCACGTAGTAAGCCATataccaccccccccaaaaaaaacaaaccaaaaacctacaTTCTTCAATTGTGAAggagatatttttgaaaaaacaatttaCCACAAGAATCTGTTTTGTCCCCACCAAAAATAATGTGCCTGaactttaaacaaaattcacattttatttaggTTGAAATAAACTATACAAAATTGATTTTCTTCAccaaaaataacagtaatattttctgtattattcctAGGTAAACCACAAAACACTTATTTTTGTAGGTTTTCCAGGTTTTGTTTAGAAATCAAGACGAGGCAGGAGATACAGTCATGgaaaaagacagaggaaaacagacaaatcaGTTGTCAGTATCCACGGCCTCTGATCCTGTCTTGACCATGAAACAGAGGTGTTCAACAAATACCTGCTAAAAAGCTTATGAAGATGTAGGCTCAACAAAGGAATGTAAACAGCAACAACCCAATGTGGACCGACAATGGCAGGCTAGCCCATTCAAACTCTAACTGTAACTTGTTCTTTTAAGTTCGTTTGATAAAGACAAAATCTACACTGAAATCCTTGCAAGCGCACatgttttccattctctctctctctctctctagctgtcTGATAACTCCCTTAAATCTCCATTACAGATTTTTAACATACTTAACACTCCAGGTCACTCATGAGCTTCATTCtaacattctataaaatatattcctttctCCCACACCTCTTCCAAATCTATTTCTTCTAAGAACTGATAACTCAATACCCGACAACTGGATCCAGTGATAATAAATGTTATGTCTAAAATGACTTAACTAAAACAATTCCAAAGTGCCATTAGCAGAGATCCCACAGAAATGTAATGTGGCACTTTCAACGCTATCTTCTGGAAGAACAGTTATGTCTCCAAAGCATAAGAGTTCAAACGGGGGCCATTTAAATAGGCAGATTATCAATGGCTAATGTACTCAATGAGAGGTCGACAGGTCAAGATATTCAGTGATTAAGTGGCCTACGTATACCTGACAGCTTTTCCGTaagatgttttcaaatttcttaCAGATTTTTCCAAATATCAAACATAAGAGAAAGCCTACTTTAAAAGTCTCCTAGGTATTTTCAATGGTTTCTGAGTTATCTGTAGGAAGCTCTGACTTAGTTGTATAGAGTTTGATATAGGTGTCCACCATTAAATCCAGATCATgttttatatcaaaatttatgttAAGCAAAGCCAAGTTACTTGACCTTTGGTCTGTCAAAGTGTTCCTCAGGTATGCTTTGAGACGCTTTCGCCCATTTTCATAGCGTTCATTCTCAACCTTCATCACAGGAAGAATGCATAGGACTTTCAGCAATgcataaacattaggaaaaaacttGATGTCTGGCAGATGCAGGGCTTCATAAATGGTGGATGGAAGCTCTATATCTTTCCCTCTGTGTTTCCACTTGATTCTCCAACAATGCAGCTCAGCTGAGAGTGTGTCCGGGTTGGGTAAGTCACTCCTGTACATGTCAGCATGGTGCTCCTCCGATGTATTAAATTTGAGCTGTCCCATGACAGAGGGCACCAGAGATAAGCATTTAAGAGCTTTGAGGTGCTGTTCTGAGAATATATCTTTCAGTTCCTGAATAATGTGTTCCACTGTTGGGACACTTAGAGTTTCTTTATAGTAACTCTCGGAGGTTAGCTGAGATTCCAGGTTACCTTGCTGGGTTCTGCGGAACTTCCCAGGGAGCTTCATCTGAATATCAAGTTTAGTAGCCAAATTTGTGGCTTCTTCAAACCAAAATTCATGATAAACTTCGATATTTTCCATCACTTCATTCAGTGAATGCAGTACTGCAGTCAAGCTACTGGCTGCAAAGAAGACATCGGAGGTTTGCCCCTGGAGATTTTTCCCAAAGGCTCTTGTAAAAGATAGAACATTTTTAAGAACAACAATGGTAACGACGAAATCAAAATCTGTTACCGCACTACAGAGTACAAACGCTCGGCCAGCTATATAGTTATTCCATCTAATGTTTGTGTCACTATTTATACCATCTAAACATAAAACAAGTGCTTGTAGGAGGTCCACTAAAATTTCGAAAGCATCGTGCCTACCTGTCCACTGAGAATGGCAAATTTCCTTGAGTTCTTTACCCTTTTCCTCATTGTTCTGAAAGAGGACAGAAATGACATTGTCAAGCTCTAAAAGCAGTTGTGGAGATCGATGGAAGAAAGAACAGACTTCCTCAATGGTTCCTAATGCAACAGATACTCCCACAACAGGCACGGATTTTGCCAACCACATATTTAAGGCACAGGAAGAGCAAAGTGTGTAGACAGCTTGGGGATATTTCTCTAAAAGCCTAGAAGCAACAACtttcattttggaagaaaatCCACTGGACACAATGTAAGCCTGGCCACGACAATACTCCATGTTCAATCCCCACTTCTCAGTTATCGTGGTGTGAAATTTCACAGCCAAAATTTCTGCATCAGCTTCATAAGGCAAGAAGCCCACAAATTCCTCTCTCAGGTTATGAGACTCATCAACAAACCTCACCAGCACAGGCAAGTGCTCTTCTCCTGCTATGTCCACTACGTCGTCAGTGATGATGGAAAAGAAGTGGGAGTCTCTCACTTCCCTGAGGGTTTCCTCCCGAATGCAGCTCTCACAGATCTCTAGCATCTGCTTCTGCTGTGTTTTCGAGCAGAACAATGTGTTAACGGCTGTTGTCTCAAAGCGCTTTCTCAGAACCTCTTCACCAGAATTTATCCGGCACTCCAGGAGTGCTTGAAAGTTATCCGGGGTAAAGAGACCCTCTGGGAGTCCATCAGTTTCATGCCCATCCAGAGGgatgttttgttttcccattagaattaaaatttcaaataaagattttaagtattctttgttttctttctcttcaagggTTAGAGGTAAAATGTCTTCATCCTGTTCTTCACCCCCTTCTTCTGCACTGGGGTTCTGAGCAttgctgttgtttatttctttatgtttttgttccTGTTCAGAAGTTTCATCAACTGGAAAACAAAGAATCAATTTTATAAACAGGCTCATGAGGAATgatacaaaccaaaaaaatcatgtttttgattggttaaatatttaaattcaggAGCTCATCCATTCAACATTCACAACGTACCTATTGGACCACAGACTAGGATACAGGGGTTAAAATAAGACACACTCTAGTGGAGACAAAAACTGTATACAGAGATTTTAATCCTACATGTAAATGTTACATATAAGAGAGGAACGATTTCTTACAAACTTAACAAGGCACGTCACATAAAACACGTCCAGACCAGTAACGGTCCGTGCCctcaggaaaaagaggaagagaactaatatttattgaagcaCTGTGTTGGCATTTTATATGTATCACATTACTCCCTCTATAGGCAGGTGCTATCAATCCCGcttgacaaatgaggaaagtaaataattgcccaaggtcacagatgtAGTTAAAAGGATGAAGGTGAAATTCAAATCCAAACCTGTCTGGTTCCAAGGTCCATGCTAATGCAATTTCTATGAAATCATTAAGCTACACTTTAATATGGGAGATGAGAATTATGTAAGCCAACATAACATAAGGTATATTGACGCAATTTTTAGGGCAAATAATAGACTACTAGAAGTATTAGCCAAATCTCTTTGTACGTGGATTGAAAAACTGAGCCTCTGAGGTTAGTGTCCTGCCCATAGTCATATACACAACCTTGCAAGTCCTAGACCCTGTGGTCCCCTCTAGGTTCATTTTCTAATCATCATAGGATATTAGAAGCTCTAACAACAAAATGAGTATAATTCTCCAAATCAGGCACCCTGTTTCAAGCTACTCTACTTCTGCGCAGAATACATCTCCCTCCTTTGCCTGACTCCCTCAGGACTACTGTCAGAATTAAATGAACTAAGTAAAGCACCTAAAGACATAAACAgttatgttaataaaaataatattaataatagcacAGTAGGAGGAGGAGACCGAGAAGGAGGAATAATAGTAGtaatagacaaaaacaaaaacaacgacTAGCCCTCATCCTTTGGTGACACAGGTCAGGCATCAGCACCTGCAGAAAGGCTACTGTGACTCCTACTCTCTATTAGGCTAAGTGTCCTCAAAGCACTTTTCCTTAAACATTTATCAAGAACTTATGATGCACCACACATCGGGTGGACAAAGATTCTGCTCTTGTCCTTTACtgctgcctttccttccctccacgGGGACACTGTGTGCCTGCCACCCCACCACACACCAAGAGCACAGCTAGTAGGGAAGCGGCCAAGTACATGGCACAGTAGCACTCAATCAAGAAACTAAACTAAGACTTCTGTCTCACAGACAATTCCAGACCACAGGAAAATGCCTACCACACTCTTACATCACTCTCACGGTAGGTTTTGgacataaaacatatttatttgtcCTTACCAGGTCAAGGCCTTTTTAAAAGGCATTCAGAAGTTCAGTCATTAACACTATCacttactttttttctgtttcagtgtcCTGATTTCATCTTCACTCTAagtgacaagaaaaaagaagaagaaaaaaaaaaaaacacctttaagaAAACTGAACTCTAGCACATCACTGTAGATTCATAAGTAAAAAGCATACTGTGACTCAAATTTAATTCCTTCGAAAGCATAAATTCCTTACAATGAATACATTCTTCAAACatagaaatgacagaaaaaccagaaaaataatttactaatGATTCCAAGCTCATAATAAAATACTAGAggagacagggtgcctgggtgcttcactccgttaagcatcctactcttgattttggctcaagtcatgctctCCGGGTTCGTGcgccagctccatgctgagagcacggattctctctctctctgccctccccgctttctcactttctcaaaataaataaataaactttatttatttaagtttttttaaaaacactgaggAGAAAGAATACATCGCTTAACTTACTTTATACTTAAATCAACTTAACTTTGGGTTACAAGTGTTTGAAAGCTAATAAAAGGCATGAAAGTACAGGATGGTGCTTGGCGTCAAATCCAAGGGGTCACAAATCATGTCCCCTCCAATTTGTTCCTGGGGGATGCCACGTAAGAGAGAGTTGCTGGATCCCAGAACCTAACACAAAAACTGTGAGAATTCCCTGGGAAGCAGAAAGTAACACAGTACCAGTATGGAAGAGAAATGGATGCATACAGCATAGAGGGTCAAGTACATACAGGATTAAACTGAGGAAGAACTTTCCAGTTatgtcctttctcttcctctaacCCACTGCAATGCTTAAACCACAAACCACCCCATTACTATTCAGGAGCAGGCAAGGAGCACTACCAGTGACAGCTTGAGTTAGAAGGGTACCTGCTAGGCAGCATAGGAACATGATACTGATAACAAGAAACATCAGCAGGCTAGCCAATCTAGAACATTCCCTCCTTATCCCATGAGCTACAGTTACAAGGATGGCAAACCTATAAGAGTATGTCTGCATTAAGGTATTTGAGGTTCCCAAAGGGCAGAATACAGGGAAATGGTAGCTGGAGGATGGGAAGTGGCTGAGCTCCTCACTCCTGGTACGTAGGGCTAAGAAGAGAGCTGATGTGGAAAACTACAGTGGTGTGTCACCATTCATCTAGGAGAcatcccagaaaaacaaataaataaatagagggaaagaaatgtatgaagaaataaaaactgaggaTTTCTCAGAACTTAAAGGTGTCAGTCTGGATAACTAAAAAACCATCTAGACACAggttagcaaaattaaaaatgtcaaatataaagaaaaaatactaaagactTTGAGGGAGAAAAGCAAATCATCTAAAAAGTAACAAGAATTAGGCTAGCATCAGACTTCaatagaaataacaaatgcaAAAACTAGAAAGAATCAGTATCACACAGACTACATATATACTCCATGAATTATTAacttaatattacaaaataaaagctacaaaatggttttaaaaaataaacccatgcctggaaactaaaaacaaaaataaccctaTGTTAAAGGAACAGGGGAATTTACAAAACACTCCTGACTAATCAACAAAAGCACTACATGTCTATAATTATGGGATACAGCTAAAACACACTTAGACATTTACAACTGTGAATACATACAAATATGAGCTAAACATTCAAGAAGTCAGAAAAAGagccaaaaaataaatgtctcaaaTCAAGATGAAACCAAATAAATCACAATGCAACAATCATTGATAATACTAACTGATTTCCTtacaaacaatattaaaataattttaggatcagggatgcctgggtggttcagtcagttaggcatccgactttgattcaggtcatgatcttacagttcatgggttcgagcccatgtctggctctgtgctgacagttcagaacctggaggctgcttcggattccgtgtctccccctgcccctcccctgctagttctctctccctccctccgtcattctctctaaaaaacaaacattaaaaaaattttttttaaataatcttaggGTCAGAAAAACACAAGCGCTCCAAAATCCTATATgcagttcttaaaaacaaatgaaatacaagagaaaaccaataaatgaatcaaaattgCAAACAAAATATTCCCTCACCCACCCCAAGCACTCTGATGGTTTTATGGTTTAACTTTCATGAGCAGAGAGTATATACCTTATACAAGTTTTTCCAGAAAAtctgagagaaaaggaaaactatcCAACTAATTTTATAAGGCTAATAGAACCCTGACATCATTAAGTGGATAAGAGGAgtacaatgaaagaaaattacaggacaACACTTATAAATgcaaaatcctaaataaaatatcaacCAACTAAATCAAACAAATGAAGAGAGATAATGCAATCAGTTAGGGTTCATCAcaggaatgcaaagatggttcaacaccAGAAATCCATCAGCTattcactacattaaaaaaacctgaaTTTTTCTACTCAATAGATGCAGTTAAAGCTTTTGGTAAGTTCAACAAGTTATGATAAAAATTCGGAATATGAGGACTAAAAGGGAATGAAAGGAatttccttaacttgataaaaacagtatcaggggcacctgggtggctcagtcagttgagtgtcagactcttgattttggctgaggtcattatcccagtgtcatgggattgagccctgtattgggttcCATGTTGAGCAAAGAgactgcttaagactctctctgcccttctcctcacTAACACACActgtctcaaataaaagaaacccaaaaaacCCTCTTTAACAGTATCAGCAACAAACATCACACTTAATGCAACAAGGCAAGCATATCATCTGTGACATTACTGGGACTGTTCAACACAGCACTTCTCAGGATCCTGACTAAACAGTAACACaagcaacagaaaaaattaaaattatgaggATTAGAGGAGGCAAATTTGTCCTTATTTGGAGATGATAAAATCAACTTCATAGAAAACTCCAAAGACTAGTAGGAATTAACCAAAATTAGTTCTTCAAAATTGCTGGAAACAATCTCAACCAGAATACATAACCTATACCAACAAAAGCCATAATGTATTTAGGAAGTAATTTAAGGAATGTACACattgttctcttttaaaaaactgcaGCAAAAACCCTaaagttttttcaaatttttgactTTCTGCAATCCTTAAAGTATGTTAATAGTGTATTCAAAGAACTAGTATTTAGTCTGGTCAATGGCTGCTGTTAcctgaaagctatttttttctgtttatgggTGGGAccaattaatattttaagatgttaatccaaagcatttgtgtTGAAAATCCCAATGCAATTTCTAGAAGAACTGGACGAAAGAATTCTCAAATTCATATGGCGGAATAAAGGTCCACAAGTAGctaagacaattttgaaaaagaagagttaaGAAACCACTGTATTTGCAAGT is a genomic window of Acinonyx jubatus isolate Ajub_Pintada_27869175 chromosome D1, VMU_Ajub_asm_v1.0, whole genome shotgun sequence containing:
- the THAP12 gene encoding 52 kDa repressor of the inhibitor of the protein kinase isoform X1; protein product: MPNFCAAPNCTRKSTQSDLAFFRFPRDPARCQKWVENCRRADLEDKTPDQLNKHYRLCAKHFETSMICRTSPYRTVLRDNAIPTIFDLTSHLNNPHSRHRKRIKELSEDEIRTLKQKKIDETSEQEQKHKEINNSNAQNPSAEEGGEEQDEDILPLTLEEKENKEYLKSLFEILILMGKQNIPLDGHETDGLPEGLFTPDNFQALLECRINSGEEVLRKRFETTAVNTLFCSKTQQKQMLEICESCIREETLREVRDSHFFSIITDDVVDIAGEEHLPVLVRFVDESHNLREEFVGFLPYEADAEILAVKFHTTITEKWGLNMEYCRGQAYIVSSGFSSKMKVVASRLLEKYPQAVYTLCSSCALNMWLAKSVPVVGVSVALGTIEEVCSFFHRSPQLLLELDNVISVLFQNNEEKGKELKEICHSQWTGRHDAFEILVDLLQALVLCLDGINSDTNIRWNNYIAGRAFVLCSAVTDFDFVVTIVVLKNVLSFTRAFGKNLQGQTSDVFFAASSLTAVLHSLNEVMENIEVYHEFWFEEATNLATKLDIQMKLPGKFRRTQQGNLESQLTSESYYKETLSVPTVEHIIQELKDIFSEQHLKALKCLSLVPSVMGQLKFNTSEEHHADMYRSDLPNPDTLSAELHCWRIKWKHRGKDIELPSTIYEALHLPDIKFFPNVYALLKVLCILPVMKVENERYENGRKRLKAYLRNTLTDQRSSNLALLNINFDIKHDLDLMVDTYIKLYTTKSELPTDNSETIENT
- the THAP12 gene encoding 52 kDa repressor of the inhibitor of the protein kinase isoform X2, which produces MPNFCAAPNCTRKSTQSDLAFFRFPRDPARCQKWVENCRRADLEDKTPDQLNKHYRLCAKHFETSMICRTSEDEIRTLKQKKIDETSEQEQKHKEINNSNAQNPSAEEGGEEQDEDILPLTLEEKENKEYLKSLFEILILMGKQNIPLDGHETDGLPEGLFTPDNFQALLECRINSGEEVLRKRFETTAVNTLFCSKTQQKQMLEICESCIREETLREVRDSHFFSIITDDVVDIAGEEHLPVLVRFVDESHNLREEFVGFLPYEADAEILAVKFHTTITEKWGLNMEYCRGQAYIVSSGFSSKMKVVASRLLEKYPQAVYTLCSSCALNMWLAKSVPVVGVSVALGTIEEVCSFFHRSPQLLLELDNVISVLFQNNEEKGKELKEICHSQWTGRHDAFEILVDLLQALVLCLDGINSDTNIRWNNYIAGRAFVLCSAVTDFDFVVTIVVLKNVLSFTRAFGKNLQGQTSDVFFAASSLTAVLHSLNEVMENIEVYHEFWFEEATNLATKLDIQMKLPGKFRRTQQGNLESQLTSESYYKETLSVPTVEHIIQELKDIFSEQHLKALKCLSLVPSVMGQLKFNTSEEHHADMYRSDLPNPDTLSAELHCWRIKWKHRGKDIELPSTIYEALHLPDIKFFPNVYALLKVLCILPVMKVENERYENGRKRLKAYLRNTLTDQRSSNLALLNINFDIKHDLDLMVDTYIKLYTTKSELPTDNSETIENT
- the THAP12 gene encoding 52 kDa repressor of the inhibitor of the protein kinase isoform X3 yields the protein MGKQNIPLDGHETDGLPEGLFTPDNFQALLECRINSGEEVLRKRFETTAVNTLFCSKTQQKQMLEICESCIREETLREVRDSHFFSIITDDVVDIAGEEHLPVLVRFVDESHNLREEFVGFLPYEADAEILAVKFHTTITEKWGLNMEYCRGQAYIVSSGFSSKMKVVASRLLEKYPQAVYTLCSSCALNMWLAKSVPVVGVSVALGTIEEVCSFFHRSPQLLLELDNVISVLFQNNEEKGKELKEICHSQWTGRHDAFEILVDLLQALVLCLDGINSDTNIRWNNYIAGRAFVLCSAVTDFDFVVTIVVLKNVLSFTRAFGKNLQGQTSDVFFAASSLTAVLHSLNEVMENIEVYHEFWFEEATNLATKLDIQMKLPGKFRRTQQGNLESQLTSESYYKETLSVPTVEHIIQELKDIFSEQHLKALKCLSLVPSVMGQLKFNTSEEHHADMYRSDLPNPDTLSAELHCWRIKWKHRGKDIELPSTIYEALHLPDIKFFPNVYALLKVLCILPVMKVENERYENGRKRLKAYLRNTLTDQRSSNLALLNINFDIKHDLDLMVDTYIKLYTTKSELPTDNSETIENT